Proteins from one Listeria innocua genomic window:
- a CDS encoding MetQ/NlpA family ABC transporter substrate-binding protein, with protein sequence MKKVLGLIFTLSLVLVLTACGGSSDKASSSKDDNKLVVGASNTPHAQILEQAKPILKDKGIDLKIVKYTDYVMPNKALEEGDLDANYFQHKPYLELEEKEKGYKFADVGAIHIEPMGIYSKKVKDIKDLKDGAQVLLSNSKSDWPRVIGIFVDNGLLTLKDGVKPQDATFDDIKDNPKNLKFKYDFDPAYLMTAYNNEEGDVVAINSNFVVDQGLNPSKDAIAIESKDSPYANIVVTTDKKKDDKNIKELVKVLHSKEIQDYITKEWDGAVVPVDK encoded by the coding sequence ATGAAAAAGGTTCTTGGTTTAATTTTCACATTAAGTTTAGTTTTAGTACTTACAGCTTGCGGTGGCTCCTCAGATAAAGCTTCATCTAGTAAAGACGATAATAAATTGGTAGTGGGTGCGTCAAATACTCCTCATGCCCAAATCTTAGAACAAGCAAAACCTATCTTAAAAGATAAAGGGATTGACTTGAAAATTGTTAAATATACAGACTACGTTATGCCTAATAAAGCCCTAGAAGAAGGCGATTTAGATGCTAACTACTTCCAACATAAACCATATCTTGAATTAGAAGAAAAAGAAAAAGGTTACAAATTTGCTGATGTCGGTGCTATTCACATCGAACCAATGGGCATTTATTCTAAAAAAGTAAAAGATATTAAAGATTTAAAAGACGGCGCGCAAGTTTTACTTTCTAACTCAAAATCTGACTGGCCGCGTGTTATTGGGATTTTTGTGGATAATGGACTTTTAACGCTTAAAGATGGCGTGAAACCACAAGATGCAACATTTGACGACATTAAAGACAATCCGAAAAACTTGAAATTTAAATATGATTTTGACCCAGCTTACTTGATGACTGCATATAATAATGAAGAAGGCGATGTTGTCGCTATTAACTCAAACTTTGTTGTAGACCAAGGCTTAAACCCTTCGAAAGATGCTATTGCAATCGAAAGCAAAGATTCTCCGTATGCTAATATTGTTGTAACTACTGACAAGAAAAAAGACGACAAAAACATTAAAGAACTAGTTAAGGTGTTACATTCAAAAGAAATTCAAGATTACATTACGAAAGAATGGGACGGAGCAGTTGTTCCAGTCGATAAGTAA
- a CDS encoding methionine ABC transporter permease — protein MTKLQELFPNVDFQMMWVATQETLYMTLTSLFAVFLLGIVLGLLLFLTNNKKHAGARILYWITAILVNVFRSIPFIILIVLLLPMTKSLVGTVIGPKAALPALIISAAPFYGRMVEIAFREVDKGVIEAAKSMGANMFTIIGKVLIPEALPAIISGITVTAISLVGFTAMAGVIGAGGLGNTAYLEGFQRGQPDVTVLATIIILIIVFIFQFIGDFLTKRTDKR, from the coding sequence ATGACGAAATTACAAGAGTTATTTCCAAATGTTGATTTTCAAATGATGTGGGTTGCCACACAAGAAACGCTATATATGACACTTACTTCATTATTTGCAGTTTTTTTACTAGGAATCGTGCTAGGATTATTACTATTTTTAACCAACAATAAAAAACATGCCGGAGCGCGCATTTTATACTGGATAACAGCAATCCTTGTTAATGTGTTCCGTTCCATTCCTTTTATTATTTTAATCGTGTTACTTTTACCGATGACAAAATCGTTAGTCGGGACTGTAATTGGACCGAAAGCAGCACTTCCAGCTTTAATTATCTCAGCAGCTCCGTTCTATGGTCGAATGGTAGAAATTGCCTTTCGTGAAGTAGACAAAGGCGTTATTGAAGCCGCTAAATCCATGGGTGCGAACATGTTTACTATTATTGGTAAAGTGCTCATCCCAGAAGCCTTACCAGCGATTATTTCTGGTATTACAGTGACAGCAATTTCACTTGTTGGATTCACAGCGATGGCCGGCGTCATTGGTGCAGGTGGGCTTGGAAATACTGCCTATCTTGAAGGATTCCAACGTGGACAACCTGATGTAACGGTACTTGCGACAATTATTATTTTAATTATCGTCTTTATTTTCCAGTTTATCGGCGACTTCCTAACAAAACGAACCGATAAACGCTAA
- a CDS encoding methionine ABC transporter ATP-binding protein, with protein MITLQNVVKEYTSRNNKVLAVDHVDLEIEQGEIFGVVGYSGAGKSTLIRMFNGLELPTEGSVEVDNLLISQIRGSKLRKARQQIGMIFQHFNLLWSRTVAENIAFPLEIAGVRGEKRRFRVNELIRLVGLEGKENAYPAELSGGQKQRVGIARALANNPKVLLCDEATSALDPQTTDEVLELLLDINKRLNLTIIVITHEMHVIRKICNRVAVMENGKVAELGDVLDVFRHPKEKVTQRFVRQVTDSDETEELIHLLLDNYAEGKIVKLLFMSENATQPVISQVAKENDVMLNVLHGNLTQTQNGAYGTLYVQVLGTEEAIDASLTQLRQLKVETEVLER; from the coding sequence ATGATTACGTTACAGAACGTCGTAAAAGAATATACGTCCAGAAATAACAAAGTTCTCGCTGTCGACCATGTCGATTTAGAAATTGAACAAGGTGAGATTTTCGGAGTAGTTGGTTATTCAGGGGCTGGTAAAAGTACACTAATCCGAATGTTCAATGGATTAGAACTACCAACAGAAGGGTCTGTTGAAGTAGATAACCTACTAATTAGCCAAATTCGTGGTAGTAAATTAAGAAAAGCGCGCCAACAAATCGGAATGATATTTCAACATTTTAATTTATTATGGTCTAGAACTGTTGCAGAGAATATCGCGTTTCCATTAGAAATTGCTGGTGTTCGCGGTGAAAAAAGACGTTTTCGGGTCAATGAACTAATCCGACTCGTTGGCTTAGAAGGAAAAGAAAACGCCTATCCAGCTGAACTAAGTGGTGGGCAAAAACAGCGCGTAGGTATTGCAAGAGCGCTCGCGAATAACCCTAAAGTATTGCTTTGTGATGAAGCTACATCCGCACTAGATCCACAAACAACCGATGAAGTTTTAGAATTACTGCTAGACATAAATAAACGCCTCAACCTAACTATCATCGTTATCACCCACGAAATGCATGTTATCCGGAAAATCTGTAATCGCGTGGCAGTCATGGAAAACGGGAAAGTTGCTGAACTCGGTGACGTATTAGACGTTTTCCGCCATCCTAAAGAAAAAGTAACGCAGCGTTTCGTCCGCCAAGTAACTGATTCAGACGAAACGGAAGAACTAATCCATCTATTACTCGATAATTACGCAGAAGGTAAAATCGTTAAACTACTCTTCATGAGTGAAAATGCAACTCAACCAGTTATCTCTCAAGTAGCAAAAGAAAATGATGTTATGCTAAATGTCCTTCATGGGAACTTAACTCAAACGCAAAACGGTGCATACGGAACATTGTATGTCCAAGTTTTAGGCACAGAAGAAGCGATAGATGCCAGTCTAACACAGCTACGTCAACTTAAAGTAGAAACGGAAGTGTTAGAACGATGA
- the cesK gene encoding histidine kinase CesK, producing the protein MKSRLEVLFTKISHVMNVWQATFFAIVSWVFALITVQTIYLWSISIRDDSLFLREVTQSMVQLFGPNKYTRIMQSFWMLSLKFLIIFLIACLFFAFFYRLMRQRILKKQLRTINFALNDGKPVDTESFVPEIQELERNIENMRERQNKLMKKEEQAQQARNDLITNVSHDLRTPLTSILGYLSYIHEDRYRDEIELRYYTELVYGKARHLHKLIDDLFSYTRLDSVDYQLKKDELDIIELLRQLVAEYDGRAAERNMQIIEHFDANKLIIGGDGNQIMRLFENLFSNALRYGEGNKQIDVSAKKEDHMAVVRVTNYGEEIPTVDLPYLFERFYKVDKNRTTTGTGLGLAIAKSIVEKHGGIVTAESKHRKTSFIVKLPLI; encoded by the coding sequence TTGAAATCTAGGCTGGAAGTGTTGTTTACGAAAATTAGCCATGTGATGAATGTTTGGCAGGCGACTTTTTTTGCAATAGTGTCTTGGGTTTTTGCTTTGATTACTGTCCAAACTATTTATTTGTGGAGTATTTCTATTCGTGATGATTCTTTGTTTTTACGTGAAGTGACGCAATCTATGGTTCAACTTTTTGGGCCGAATAAATATACTCGGATAATGCAGTCGTTTTGGATGTTATCGCTGAAGTTTTTAATTATCTTTTTGATTGCTTGTTTATTCTTTGCATTCTTTTATCGATTGATGCGTCAGCGGATATTAAAAAAACAACTACGAACGATTAATTTTGCTTTAAATGATGGAAAGCCGGTTGATACAGAAAGTTTTGTCCCGGAAATTCAAGAACTTGAGCGAAACATTGAAAATATGCGTGAACGACAAAATAAATTAATGAAAAAGGAAGAACAGGCGCAGCAAGCTAGGAATGACTTGATTACGAATGTCTCACATGATTTGCGAACGCCTTTAACGTCGATTTTAGGATATTTAAGTTATATTCATGAGGATCGTTATCGTGATGAGATTGAGCTGCGTTATTATACGGAACTTGTTTACGGAAAAGCGCGTCATCTGCATAAACTGATTGATGATTTATTCTCTTATACTAGGCTTGATAGTGTTGATTACCAATTGAAAAAAGACGAACTAGACATCATTGAATTACTCAGACAATTAGTAGCAGAATATGACGGACGAGCTGCAGAACGAAATATGCAGATAATCGAACATTTTGATGCCAATAAACTCATTATTGGTGGCGATGGTAACCAAATTATGCGTTTGTTTGAGAATTTATTTTCCAATGCACTTAGATACGGAGAAGGAAATAAACAAATTGATGTAAGCGCGAAAAAAGAAGATCATATGGCTGTTGTGCGGGTCACTAACTATGGTGAAGAGATTCCAACCGTTGATTTGCCTTATTTATTTGAACGTTTTTATAAAGTAGATAAAAACCGGACAACAACGGGTACTGGTTTAGGCCTTGCAATTGCTAAGTCTATCGTTGAAAAACACGGCGGAATTGTTACCGCAGAAAGCAAACATCGCAAAACAAGTTTTATCGTCAAATTGCCGCTCATTTAA
- the cesR gene encoding response regulator CesR, with translation MTTSILIADDDKEIVDLVKLYLQNEGYTIYQAYDGAEVWRLVQEKQPTLVILDIMMPEMNGLEVCRLMRKNGILTPILMLSAKAEDNDKIMGLLTGADDYMVKPFNPLELSVRVKAILRRMQQMSQAEPVSQDKVIIGPIVVDRGLHVVTVGEKELHLTTSEFDILFLLASEPGRVFSSEYIFEKIWQEKALGASKTVMVHISNLRDKLRDAMGGENVIKTIWGVGYKIEI, from the coding sequence ATGACAACATCTATTTTGATTGCCGATGATGATAAAGAAATTGTTGATTTAGTAAAATTATATTTACAAAATGAAGGATACACAATTTATCAAGCTTATGATGGTGCGGAAGTATGGCGTTTAGTGCAAGAAAAGCAGCCAACATTAGTGATTTTAGATATAATGATGCCAGAAATGAATGGCCTTGAAGTATGCCGATTAATGCGGAAAAATGGTATTTTAACGCCAATTTTAATGCTTAGTGCAAAGGCAGAAGATAATGATAAAATTATGGGACTATTAACTGGAGCGGATGATTATATGGTCAAACCGTTTAATCCTTTAGAGCTCTCTGTTCGCGTTAAAGCGATTTTAAGACGTATGCAACAAATGAGTCAAGCGGAGCCAGTTAGTCAAGATAAGGTCATTATTGGGCCAATTGTAGTTGATCGCGGGCTTCATGTTGTAACTGTTGGAGAAAAAGAACTTCATTTAACTACTTCAGAATTTGATATTTTATTTTTACTAGCGAGTGAACCAGGTCGTGTTTTCAGTTCGGAATATATTTTTGAGAAAATTTGGCAGGAGAAAGCACTCGGAGCGAGTAAAACGGTCATGGTCCATATTAGCAACTTGCGCGATAAATTGAGAGATGCTATGGGCGGAGAAAATGTGATTAAGACAATATGGGGAGTAGGGTACAAAATTGAAATCTAG
- a CDS encoding cation diffusion facilitator family transporter produces the protein MNNSNLTILSVCSNFVIVVLKLIVGFFTGSVAVISEGIHSSMDLFASVITFFSIRISNQPADEDHPYGHGKAENIAGTIETLLIFVAGIWIIVESVNKLLNPHEIRFPALGIAVMLFGAIVNIIVSRIIKRAAIKANSVAMKSNALHLYTDVFTSLGIALSLFLVYITGWLWLDPVIAILTAFYIMYEAFKLLKESFPPLMDKRLSDNEEEAIKKIILAHKNKFIEFHDFRSRRAGAEEYIDFHLVVSSTMTIESAHSLCDEIEAEIMNFYAKAEVLIHLEPEEERVLTRN, from the coding sequence ATGAACAATTCTAACCTTACTATTTTATCGGTGTGTAGTAATTTTGTTATCGTCGTACTTAAATTAATTGTCGGCTTTTTCACGGGATCGGTAGCTGTGATTTCAGAAGGAATTCACTCTTCAATGGATTTATTTGCATCAGTCATTACTTTCTTTTCTATTCGAATTTCGAATCAGCCTGCAGACGAGGACCATCCATATGGGCACGGGAAAGCGGAAAATATCGCGGGGACTATTGAAACTTTATTGATTTTTGTAGCGGGTATTTGGATTATTGTTGAATCTGTTAATAAACTTTTAAATCCGCATGAAATTAGATTTCCAGCGCTCGGTATTGCTGTCATGCTTTTTGGGGCGATTGTTAATATTATTGTGTCACGAATTATTAAAAGAGCGGCAATTAAAGCCAATTCAGTTGCAATGAAATCCAATGCGCTACATTTATATACAGATGTTTTCACATCGCTTGGTATTGCGCTTAGTTTATTTTTAGTATACATAACTGGCTGGTTGTGGTTAGACCCAGTTATCGCTATTTTAACGGCATTTTATATTATGTACGAAGCATTTAAGCTTTTAAAAGAATCTTTTCCACCATTAATGGATAAACGTCTTTCAGATAATGAAGAAGAGGCGATTAAAAAGATTATTTTAGCGCATAAAAATAAATTTATTGAATTTCATGATTTTCGCTCTAGGCGAGCAGGAGCGGAAGAATATATTGATTTTCATTTAGTAGTATCTTCCACGATGACAATTGAAAGTGCTCATTCGCTTTGTGATGAAATTGAAGCAGAGATTATGAATTTTTACGCGAAAGCAGAAGTTTTGATTCACTTAGAACCTGAAGAAGAGCGAGTGCTAACTAGAAATTAA
- a CDS encoding thioredoxin family protein — protein sequence METWEKETFSEAQNDGADFVVFFFTPMCGNCQIASRLVDVVLEADSIHSNVAKVDLNYVPDIAQSLEITSVPALVKFKNGEPKDLTYKLHDATAIFEFLYSE from the coding sequence CTGGAAACTTGGGAAAAAGAGACTTTTAGCGAGGCACAAAACGATGGCGCGGATTTTGTCGTTTTCTTTTTTACACCAATGTGTGGCAACTGTCAGATAGCAAGCCGCTTAGTAGACGTGGTTTTAGAAGCAGACAGTATTCATAGCAACGTCGCAAAAGTAGACTTGAACTATGTGCCAGATATTGCTCAAAGCTTGGAAATCACGTCAGTCCCCGCGTTAGTGAAATTTAAGAACGGCGAACCAAAGGATTTAACGTATAAATTACATGATGCAACAGCTATTTTTGAATTCCTGTATAGTGAGTGA
- the gcvH gene encoding glycine cleavage system protein GcvH yields MSLPKDLLYTEEHEWVKAEDGSYIIGITDFAQDQLGDIVFVELPEVGDTVTKGDSIGSIESVKTVSDFYAPVTGKVVAVNETLEDEPELINSNPYDTGWILKLTEVEEADVTALLSSDDYEKGLD; encoded by the coding sequence ATGAGTTTACCAAAAGACTTATTGTACACAGAAGAACATGAATGGGTGAAAGCAGAAGACGGTAGTTATATTATTGGGATTACTGACTTTGCCCAAGATCAATTAGGGGATATTGTATTTGTTGAATTGCCAGAAGTTGGCGATACCGTAACAAAAGGTGATTCAATCGGTAGCATTGAATCCGTTAAAACAGTATCTGATTTTTATGCGCCAGTAACTGGTAAAGTAGTTGCTGTTAATGAAACATTAGAAGATGAGCCAGAACTAATTAATAGCAACCCATATGACACTGGTTGGATTTTAAAACTTACTGAAGTAGAAGAAGCAGATGTAACTGCTCTTTTATCAAGTGATGATTACGAAAAAGGATTAGATTAA
- a CDS encoding arsenate reductase family protein, whose protein sequence is MINFYWYPKCSTCKKAKAWLENEHVDFNEVDIKTETPTAEELQKWHEASGLPIRRFFNTSGIKYRELGLKDKLDTLSPEEAYNLLASDGMLIKRPLTTNGKEVTLGFKEEEFEATWK, encoded by the coding sequence ATGATTAATTTTTATTGGTATCCAAAATGTAGCACCTGCAAGAAAGCAAAAGCATGGCTTGAAAATGAGCATGTTGATTTTAACGAAGTAGACATTAAGACTGAAACCCCAACTGCCGAAGAATTACAAAAATGGCATGAGGCTAGCGGGCTTCCAATCCGTCGTTTCTTTAATACAAGTGGTATTAAATACCGCGAACTTGGACTAAAAGATAAGCTTGATACACTTTCACCGGAAGAGGCTTATAATTTGCTTGCTTCAGATGGCATGTTAATCAAACGCCCACTTACAACTAACGGTAAAGAAGTAACACTTGGTTTCAAAGAAGAAGAATTTGAAGCAACTTGGAAATAG
- the rodA gene encoding rod shape-determining protein RodA — MNQQNKLAGRIDYGIVLSMMLLMIISLVSIYSAQLTNNQYDANFVVKQAMWFVVSTFAIIVVMQLDYDRLTRWAYYFYGLGLFLLVFVLLFGKEVKGAKSWIVIPFLGNIQPSEVVKVILIIVLAKVIWDHNRTYKVHRFSYDAWLLLKIGLFTLMPLILIMLQPDLGTALVFIAIMSGMILISGITWKIIVPLFGSIAAIGTTLIWMVIYHQNWLTSLGFKPYQFDRITTWINPENDPQGGGYQVLRAMTAIGSGQISGNGAGYDAIAIPENHNDFIFTIVAGDYGFIGASILLAIYFLLIYQIIRVALDVGVPFYSYICTGVVMMLMFHVLENVGMNIGLLPITGIPLPFISYGGSALLGNMMAVGLVLGIRFNFKKSMFEVKEENHAS; from the coding sequence ATGAATCAACAAAATAAACTAGCTGGACGCATTGATTACGGGATTGTTTTATCAATGATGTTACTTATGATAATCAGTTTGGTGTCCATTTATAGTGCGCAATTAACAAATAATCAATATGATGCAAACTTTGTTGTAAAACAAGCTATGTGGTTTGTGGTTTCGACATTTGCAATTATTGTCGTGATGCAACTGGATTATGATCGACTCACGAGATGGGCTTATTACTTTTATGGGTTAGGTCTGTTTTTACTCGTGTTTGTTTTACTTTTTGGTAAAGAAGTAAAAGGAGCGAAGAGTTGGATAGTTATTCCGTTTTTAGGTAATATTCAGCCTTCTGAGGTTGTAAAAGTAATATTAATTATCGTATTGGCAAAAGTAATCTGGGATCATAATCGAACGTATAAAGTTCATCGCTTTAGTTATGATGCTTGGTTACTGCTAAAAATCGGCTTATTTACTTTAATGCCGCTTATTTTAATTATGCTACAACCCGATTTAGGGACAGCGCTTGTATTTATTGCTATTATGTCGGGGATGATTCTTATTTCAGGTATTACTTGGAAAATTATCGTACCGCTTTTTGGCTCGATAGCAGCAATTGGTACTACGCTTATTTGGATGGTTATTTATCATCAGAATTGGTTAACGAGTCTTGGTTTTAAACCATATCAATTTGACCGGATTACGACTTGGATAAATCCGGAAAATGACCCTCAAGGCGGGGGCTATCAAGTGCTGCGAGCGATGACGGCAATTGGTTCTGGTCAGATTTCTGGAAACGGGGCGGGATATGATGCCATCGCAATTCCTGAAAATCATAATGACTTTATCTTTACGATTGTAGCTGGAGACTATGGCTTTATTGGAGCGAGTATTCTACTGGCGATTTATTTCTTACTAATTTATCAAATTATTCGAGTGGCGCTTGATGTGGGCGTTCCATTTTATTCATATATCTGTACGGGTGTTGTAATGATGTTAATGTTCCACGTGCTAGAAAATGTTGGCATGAATATTGGTTTATTACCAATCACAGGTATTCCGCTTCCGTTTATTAGTTACGGTGGTAGTGCTCTGCTCGGGAATATGATGGCAGTCGGGCTCGTTCTCGGGATAAGGTTTAACTTTAAGAAATCGATGTTTGAAGTGAAAGAAGAAAATCACGCATCTTAA
- the rodA gene encoding rod shape-determining protein RodA, translated as MARNRKKAVRVDYAIIFLMMLLCTIGLMAIYVAGLVNDQYTNNFLLQQSIWIVISTGIVVVIVLFFDYDRLQWAAYYLYGIGNLLLVLVLIVGDERKGSKSWISIGSLGSLQPSELMKSFLILALAKVIWDHNKKYQLHTVKLDIQLLLKIGIVSIIPLGLVRLQPDLGTILVFIAIIIGMIFISGVTWKILVPVFSSVALLGGTLIYLVMYNQDFLQKLGFKPYQFKRITSWLRPEEDPLGDGMQLLRSMQAIGSGQLQGNGIGNQAIAIPENHNDFIFSIIGGNFGFIGGCVLIMLYFLLIYQIIRVALDIGIPFYSYICTGVCSMILFHVLENIGMTIGLLPITGIPLLFVSYGGSSLLGAFMALGLVLSARYNAPEVNLGKGNRV; from the coding sequence ATGGCTAGAAATAGAAAAAAGGCAGTTCGAGTTGACTACGCGATTATATTCTTGATGATGTTGCTTTGTACTATCGGTTTAATGGCTATTTATGTCGCAGGACTTGTTAATGACCAGTACACAAATAATTTCTTACTGCAGCAGTCTATTTGGATTGTTATTTCTACTGGAATAGTCGTTGTTATTGTACTTTTTTTCGATTATGATCGGCTTCAATGGGCGGCATATTACTTGTATGGTATTGGGAATTTACTTCTAGTGCTTGTATTAATTGTCGGCGATGAGCGTAAAGGTTCTAAAAGCTGGATTAGTATTGGCTCACTTGGAAGTTTGCAACCTTCAGAGTTAATGAAGAGCTTCTTAATTCTCGCGCTTGCTAAAGTAATTTGGGACCATAATAAAAAATATCAACTGCACACGGTAAAATTAGATATACAATTATTGCTTAAAATAGGCATCGTTTCTATTATTCCACTTGGGTTAGTTAGACTTCAGCCAGACCTAGGTACAATTTTAGTGTTTATTGCTATTATCATCGGAATGATCTTTATTAGTGGTGTTACATGGAAAATCTTAGTGCCAGTATTTAGTTCGGTCGCTTTACTAGGCGGGACGTTAATTTATTTAGTTATGTACAATCAAGATTTTTTACAAAAACTAGGATTTAAACCATATCAATTTAAACGAATTACTTCTTGGCTTAGACCTGAGGAAGATCCGCTTGGGGACGGTATGCAACTGCTCCGTTCAATGCAGGCGATTGGTTCTGGTCAGTTACAAGGAAATGGTATTGGCAACCAGGCAATCGCTATTCCAGAAAACCACAATGATTTTATTTTTTCTATTATTGGTGGGAATTTCGGTTTTATTGGTGGCTGCGTACTTATTATGTTATACTTTTTACTGATTTACCAAATTATTCGAGTGGCATTAGACATTGGTATTCCTTTTTATTCGTATATTTGTACGGGTGTTTGCTCGATGATTTTATTTCACGTTTTAGAAAATATCGGGATGACAATTGGTCTTCTTCCAATTACCGGTATTCCACTTCTTTTTGTCAGTTATGGGGGAAGCTCTCTTCTTGGCGCATTTATGGCACTTGGACTCGTGTTATCTGCGAGGTATAATGCCCCAGAAGTTAACTTAGGAAAAGGGAATCGCGTATGA
- a CDS encoding ABC transporter ATP-binding protein, which yields MKPALELKNISFSRKRDFEMKDVSARIPEGKITTLIGPNGSGKSTMLRLMMRLLTPDSGEVLLDEKNIKDIPSKDLAKKMTMLSQAPEGLVDVMVHDLVAYGRLPHRSWLSTLQEDDEAVIQWAIKVCNLENLAYRPLHSLSGGERQRAWLAMALAQKTPILLLDEPTTYLDIAHQLELLDLLVHLNKEYNLTIVLVLHDLNQAAIYSDYVFVCENGGLVKNGTPQEVFTTELLRNVFHITADITEKDGKQHIHPLASTRFEY from the coding sequence ATGAAACCTGCATTAGAACTAAAAAACATCTCTTTTTCACGTAAAAGAGATTTTGAAATGAAAGACGTGAGCGCACGCATTCCAGAAGGTAAAATCACGACACTTATCGGTCCAAATGGTTCAGGTAAATCAACTATGCTTCGTTTGATGATGCGCCTTTTGACACCTGATAGTGGAGAAGTTTTGCTTGATGAAAAAAATATTAAGGATATTCCTTCTAAAGATTTAGCGAAGAAAATGACGATGTTATCTCAAGCCCCTGAAGGTTTAGTTGATGTTATGGTGCATGACTTGGTGGCTTATGGACGTTTGCCGCACAGAAGTTGGCTTTCTACTTTACAAGAAGATGATGAGGCGGTTATTCAGTGGGCAATTAAAGTGTGTAACTTAGAAAATCTGGCGTATCGACCACTTCACTCGTTATCAGGCGGTGAACGTCAACGTGCGTGGCTTGCAATGGCTCTTGCGCAAAAAACACCTATTTTACTACTTGATGAACCAACGACATATCTAGATATTGCCCATCAACTTGAACTGTTAGATTTGTTAGTTCATTTAAATAAAGAATATAATTTAACGATTGTGTTAGTGTTACATGATTTAAATCAAGCTGCAATCTACAGTGATTATGTTTTTGTTTGCGAAAATGGTGGATTAGTCAAAAATGGTACGCCTCAAGAAGTTTTTACAACGGAGCTTTTGCGAAATGTCTTTCATATTACAGCAGATATTACTGAAAAAGATGGAAAACAGCACATTCATCCGCTTGCTTCGACTAGATTTGAATATTAA
- a CDS encoding FecCD family ABC transporter permease: MTTVKAHDPRRKRRRITFIVVIVLLILAFFYGLTTGSVKVTYSDAWQTLTGGGSDLANQLIWNLRLPRLLIAFLVGAALAIAGCLLQGVMRNPLADPGVIGVSAGGGFVAILMTLAFPALASFVPIGAFLGAFGTAILIYLLAWDRGVSPLRVILSGVAINAFIGAMTSGVMVLYSNRVQSVISWMTGTLSGKSWYHLDMIWPYMLVGFVLSGFAIRSSNVLLLGDDAAKLLGFSVERHRFFIIMLAAFLSGVAVSVAGLIGFVGLVVPHIFRLIIGNDYKYLLPLSALGGALLVGFADTAARSWFGSIELPVGILLAMIGAPFFLFLLQRGRVAS, translated from the coding sequence ATGACAACTGTGAAGGCGCATGATCCGCGGCGAAAACGTAGACGGATAACTTTTATTGTAGTAATTGTTTTACTTATTTTAGCTTTTTTCTACGGGCTGACTACTGGGTCCGTGAAAGTTACATATAGTGACGCTTGGCAAACTTTGACTGGCGGCGGGAGTGACCTTGCGAATCAATTGATATGGAATTTGCGTTTGCCACGACTATTGATTGCCTTCTTAGTAGGCGCTGCACTTGCAATAGCAGGTTGCTTGCTCCAAGGTGTAATGCGAAATCCATTAGCTGACCCAGGTGTAATCGGGGTTTCAGCGGGTGGCGGCTTTGTAGCAATTTTAATGACGTTAGCATTTCCTGCATTGGCTTCTTTTGTTCCAATTGGCGCATTTTTAGGGGCTTTTGGTACGGCAATTTTAATTTATTTATTAGCGTGGGATCGTGGCGTTTCTCCATTACGTGTCATTTTATCTGGTGTTGCTATTAATGCTTTTATTGGCGCAATGACTTCGGGAGTTATGGTGCTTTATAGTAACCGGGTTCAAAGTGTTATTTCTTGGATGACAGGAACGCTTTCTGGGAAAAGTTGGTATCACTTGGATATGATTTGGCCTTATATGTTGGTTGGTTTTGTGCTAAGTGGTTTTGCTATTCGCTCTTCTAATGTGTTGCTACTTGGGGACGATGCAGCAAAATTACTCGGTTTTTCCGTCGAACGACATCGTTTTTTCATTATCATGTTGGCGGCATTTTTAAGTGGGGTCGCAGTGAGTGTAGCTGGATTAATTGGCTTTGTTGGGCTGGTTGTGCCACATATTTTCCGCTTGATTATCGGCAATGACTACAAATATTTACTGCCATTATCTGCCTTAGGTGGCGCACTGTTAGTCGGTTTTGCTGATACTGCGGCTAGAAGTTGGTTTGGGTCGATTGAGCTTCCGGTTGGGATTCTGCTTGCAATGATTGGCGCACCATTCTTCTTATTCCTACTTCAAAGAGGGAGGGTTGCTTCATGA